The window CGGCGAGAAGAAGAAGGAAAAGGCTCGTATTGAAGAACTCATCAGCAAGTTGACCGGTAACAGGGAGCGGTTTGATTACAAGATATTCTTCAGCGAAGTCTTTGACCATTCAGGCGGTTTTGACGTCGTTATCGCCAATCCGCCCTATGTGCGTCAGGAAGGCATTAAGGAACTGAAGCCGATGCTCTCCAAGGAATTCCGGAAGTTCTACTGCGGCACCGCTGACCTTTATACGTATTTCTACAAGCGGGGAGTGGAGCTCCTGAAACCGGACGGCCACCTCTGTTTCATCGCTCCCAACAAGTTCATGCGTGCGGGGTATGGGAAGAACACGCGGGAGATGCTGACAAAAGAAGTGACGCCACGGGTTGTCATAGATTTTTGCGATCTCCCCATCTTCGATGCAACCACGTATCCGTCTATCATGCTTCTGAAGAAGAAACGCCCTGATGCAGGCGACGCAACACTGGCCGCCACCTTCACTGATGCCGGCCAACTGGAACAAATAGAAGAGACGTTGGACGCTGTTGGCTTTCCCATGCCCCTCGGGTCCTTGCGGAAAGAAGGCTGGACACTGGAACGCCCCGAGGTCCTCAAACTCATGGATAAACTCAGGGCAGCAGGGAAACCCCTGGGCGAATATGTGAGTGGAAGGTTCTACTATGGAATCAAGACAGGTCTCAACGAGGCCTTCGTCATAGATGAAACGACAAGACAGCGCCTCATTGCCGAGGACCCCAGGAGTGCGGAATTGATCAAACCTTGGCTCCGGGGTCGCGATATCAAAAAATGGAAGGCGCAGTGGGCGGGACTGTATCTGATAACCATTCCCAGCAGCACCAATAAGAAATGGCCTTGGTCGAATTCGAAAGCTGAGGAGCATGCGCGATCCGTCTTTAGGAGAGCTTATCCGGCTATCCATCGCCATCTCTCGCAGTGGGAGACTAAGTTAAGAAAGAGGGATGATCAGGGGCAGTTCTGGTGGGAGCTGAGGTCTTGCGCTTATTATGCAGAGTTTGAAGAATCAAAAGTAATCCTGGGTCGATTCATGAATAAACCGACATTTATCTTTGACGTGAACAGACTTTTGCATAATGATGCCATGTACATGATAGCAGGCGCAGATGAGTACGTAGTTGCGATATTGAACTCCAAGGTTGCTTGGTGGTTCCTAAGGGGTATCTGTACTGATTTGAGGGGCGGGTACATACAAGCTTATCGTGAGAACTTGTTTCAAATACCAGTTCCGGAGACCACCGAGAAACATATCGCTAGCATTGCCCAACTTGTTGCGGCCATAATTGTTGATACTAACGGTTCCTTGGTTTCTCAACGAGAATCCGAAATCGATCGGCTGGTCTATCAACTCTACGACCTTAGCCAGGAGGAGATCGGGATAATAGAGAATGCGAACAAACCGTGAGAAGCGCCGTGCCGGAAAAGCAGCATGTACGCTCATATACCGTCGTCGAATGATTTCGTGCGGCATATCCGTTCTTGAGGAGGATAAATGGCGGTTCCCGATTACCAAAGCGTGATGCTTCCGCTTCTTGAATATGCGGCGAGCAGGAATGGCGAACTCTCGACGGGAGAAGCTGCTGATGCGCTAGCCGTTTCTCTCGGTCTGTCGGAAGAGGATCTCAAGCAGATGCTTCCAAGCGGTATCTCGCCAACCTTTATTAATCGCGTGGGGTGGGCCGCTACATACATGAAGAAGGCAGGATTTATGGAGGCAACACGCCGCGGCTTTTATCGTATCACACAGCGCGGCCTTGACGTGCTCAAGAAGAAACCGAAAAAGATAGACGTGAAGCTCCTGACGCAGTACCCCGAGTTCCAGGAATTTCAAAACCTCAGAGGAACGCGCAGCACAGACAAGACGAAGGAGATTGATAGGCGATTTGACCTTGACGCCGTCACCCCATCCGAAGCCCTTGAAAAGGCGTACGAAATCCTCCGCAGCACCCTTGCCGATGAACTCATTAAGAGACTGAAACAGGTAAACCCCACATTCTTCGAGCGCATCGTGGTAGAGCTTCTCGTAAAAATGGGTTACGGCGGCTCCCGGGCCGACGCCGGCAAGGCGATAGGCCGAAGCGGCGACGGCGGCATAGACGGCATCATCAAAGAAGACAAGCTTGGCCTCGACGTAGTCTACATCCAGGCCAAACGCTGGGACACCAACTCCGTCGGCCGCCCCGACGTAATGCAATTCGCCGGCGCCCTGCAAGCCCAGAAGGCCAACAAGGGAATCTTCATAACAACATCAAAATTCACCGAAGAAGCCCGAAACTACGTCGCCCAAATAGGCAGCAAAATAGTCCTAATCGACGGCGAACACCTGGCCCAACTAATGATCGACAACGACGTAGGCGTATCAACAATATCCCTATACCCGGTCAAGAAACTCGACTTGGACTATTTTGACGAAGGGATTTAAGCATTGAAAGTGCTTGGTTTGAAGGTAACATTATGCATTAAGGATTAAGGAACGTTTGTTTATGTCAGTCTTGAGCGATTTCAATCTTGTCCTACCGCAAGTACCTAGCGAAAACGAATGGATTGAGTATATCGAGAGCACCGAGGGACGAGAAAGAGATATTTCAACTTTGCGGGCCAAAGGCTACAACCTTTTAGCCGATCTCAATGAAAGGCATGCTACATATGAGAGAGTTGGCTGGTTAAGTCTGTGGGCCAAAGTCATGGCGGCGCTTGAATCGATGATCCCCGCATTGCAGTCTGGCTCCGACCTGATCCTTGAATCCTTATCGAGAGCTACCTTCGAATGGCTACAGCACCAGTTGGC is drawn from Syntrophorhabdaceae bacterium and contains these coding sequences:
- a CDS encoding restriction endonuclease, producing MAVPDYQSVMLPLLEYAASRNGELSTGEAADALAVSLGLSEEDLKQMLPSGISPTFINRVGWAATYMKKAGFMEATRRGFYRITQRGLDVLKKKPKKIDVKLLTQYPEFQEFQNLRGTRSTDKTKEIDRRFDLDAVTPSEALEKAYEILRSTLADELIKRLKQVNPTFFERIVVELLVKMGYGGSRADAGKAIGRSGDGGIDGIIKEDKLGLDVVYIQAKRWDTNSVGRPDVMQFAGALQAQKANKGIFITTSKFTEEARNYVAQIGSKIVLIDGEHLAQLMIDNDVGVSTISLYPVKKLDLDYFDEGI